A genomic stretch from Mya arenaria isolate MELC-2E11 chromosome 10, ASM2691426v1 includes:
- the LOC128205407 gene encoding transcription intermediary factor 1-alpha-like, whose protein sequence is MAEGGQGDSSHADDNTFCQPCQGEGEIKEGHGYCQNCQEYMCQHCIRIVHRSSNLKGHTILSGEQMPLIPPERDDHGSAEEYSEMCKVHANETLKFFCPDHGAFECGVCIVLDHRACSVQFVPDVAKGFSNTSEYRDQINMLREIQNDIQTCEDKVEEKSVSANDVHLVGLGDLKKFRKKINEYLDESERNIESFAEHLKAEVDEKIRELKKKYVQLKGIGDKSEQTLEIASSDEVRLYMTSKRSKKDIEGLKLSVDKIKKTCQQDNMRYEFKPDSVFEKMLSLQRNLGKMTITNEIQDDKVITQQMSLISMNLIKSVHSVILLHLIKCPV, encoded by the coding sequence ATGGCGGAAGGAGGACAAGGCGACAGTTCACATGCAGATGACAACACCTTTTGCCAGCCCTGTCAAGGTGAAGGCGAAATCAAAGAGGGACATGGGTACTGTCAAAACTGTCAGGAATACATGTGTCAACACTGCATCAGAATCGTCCACAGATCATCAAACTTAAAGGGACATACAATCCTTTCAGGGGAACAAATGCCTTTAATACCTCCGGAAAGAGATGACCATGGATCCGCCGAGGAATATTCAGAAATGTGCAAAGTTCACGCCAATGAAACACTAAAGTTCTTTTGTCCTGACCATGGGGCATTTGAATGCGGAGTTTGTATTGTACTTGATCACCGGGCGTGTTCGGTTCAGTTTGTTCCGGATGTCGCTAAAGGGTTCAGCAATACCTCTGAATATAGAGATCAAATAAACATGCTCAGAGAGATTCAAAACGATATCCAAACTTGTGAAGATAAGGTTGAAGAAAAATCAGTCTCTGCTAATGATGTCCATTTAGTTGGTCTTGGTGATCTAAAGAAGtttaggaaaaaaataaatgagtacCTGGATGAATCAGAAAGGAATATTGAGTCATTTGCTGAACATTTGAAGGCTGAAGTTGATGAAAAGATAAGAGAGCTAAAGAAGAAATATGTTCAATTAAAAGGTATAGGTGATAAATCTGAACAAACCCTTGAAATTGCATCAAGTGATGAAGTACGGTTGTATATGACATCAAAGAGGTCAAAGAAAGACATTGAAGGCTTAAAGCTGTCAGTTGACAAAATAAAGAAGACCTGTCAGCAGGACAATATGAGATACGAGTTCAAACCGGATTCTGTATTTGAGAAAATGTTGAGCTTGCAGAGAAATCTTGGCAAAATGACAATAACGAATGAGATACAAGATGATAAAGTGATAACACAGCAGATGAGTTTGATATCGATGAATCTGATCAAAAGTGTACACTCAGTGATTCTATTACATTTGATCAAGTGCCCAGTATAA